The Kaistella daneshvariae genomic sequence TACAGCGGAATTTTATATGAAATTCGCCTGTATGTCCCGATTTTTTTGACCTCAATTTTATTAGGGCGCACGGAACTTGGAAAATTGCGGTAAATTGTCTTATTTTTAATTATTAATTACGCAAATGACAGAACCTCAACAAACCTGGACGGAAACCATCGAATCCAGCCATTCACTTTTTGATCTTAAACTAAAAGAAGTCTGGCGTTACAAAGATTTGGTGTATATGTTTGTAAAAAGGGACTTTATTTCGAGTTTCAAGCAGACGATTTTAGGACCGATTTGGTTTTTTATCAACCCGATTTTTACCACCATCGTTTATTTGGTCGTTTTTGGAAACATCGCCAATCTTTCCACCGACGGTGCACCGAAAATTTTATTCTATCTGGCGGGCGTTACCTTGTGGAACTATTTTTCAACAAGCCTTACCAGCGCTTCAAACGTTTTCACCAGCAACGCGGGAATTTTCGGCAAGGTGTATTTTCCGCGGCTCGTAATGCCGCTCACTATTGTCATTTCAAACCTGATGCGCTTTGGTGTTCAAATGGTGCTTTTTATCGCCGTTTGGTTATACTATTATTTTGAGGGCGCGGTACAACCGAATTTATGGATTTTGGCAACGCCGCTTCTTATACTGTTAATGGCGGCTTTTGCGCTCGGGATGGGGATGATATTTTCTTCACTCACCACCAAATACCGTGATATTCAAATGCTGTTGGGCTTCGGCATCAGCTTGTTTATGTACATTACGCCGGTAATTTACCCCCTTTCTGCGCTGCCGGAAAGATTTAAAACGGTGGCGTATTACAATCCGTTATCGGGAATTTTCGAATGTTTTAAATACGGTTGGATGGGCGTTGGTGAATTTTCCGGACCGATGTTGCTTATCAGCACCGCAATTATATTTCTGCTCCTCGCTGTAGGTACTGTAATTTTCAATAAAGTGGAAAAAGGTTTCATGGACACGGTTTAAGAAAATAAAAAAAACCGCCTTTCAACGCGGAAAAAATTTAAATCAAAAAAATGCTTGCACTAAAAGCCGAAAATATTTCCAAGCAATACCGCCTCGGGCAGGTAGGAACCGGCACGCTTACGCATGATTTAAACCGGTAAGACGCACTACGCTGCACAAGTTCAGGGCTTGGACGAAAAATATTTAAATTTTGATAGTGAAATCTCTCATTTCGCGACCTTTAAAAAGTCGGTGTATTTACAAACTGGAGGTTTTGATCCGTTCAATAAACGCGCGGAGGACAAAGACATGTATATGAAAATGTGCGAAGTCGCCCCCGTAAAGCATTTGGATGAAGCACTTTATCTCTATCGAATGCACTCTGGCGGATCATCCAGCCACAGCAACGAAGAAAAAGCGTTGTTTTGGCATGTGGTAGCGCTGATAAAAATGTCCGAGAGACGAAATATAAATATTGAAGATGTTTTTGTTGATAAATTCGTTCCGCGTACCTTCGCGGAACTTGAACTGGAGCAGGAACGGGCGAAAATTAAAAGGGTTAAAAATTCCAGAATAATAATTTTACTTAGTAAGCTGGGACTTATTAATTTTTACAACGATTTATAACCTCCGTTCCGCAGGAAGAAATTAAAAATATGCTCGCATTAAAGGCAGAAAATATCTCAAAACAATACCGCCTGGGACAGGTTGGGACAGGCACGCTTTCTCATGATTTAAACCGGTTTTGGCATGAAATCCGCGGAAAGGAAAACCCGTATTTGAAAATTGGCGAAACAAACGACCGTACCGCGAAAGCGGACAGCGAATATGTATGGTCGCTGCGCGATATAAATTTTGAAATTGAACAGGGCGATGCCGTGGGGATTATCGGGAAAAATGGCGCCGGTAAATCTACTTTGCTGAAGCTGCTGAGTAAAGTTACCAAACCTACGACGGGAAAAATTTACACCAACGGCAGAATAGCCTCGCTGCTAGAAGTCGGGACCGGCTTTCATCCGGAAATGACGGGTCGCGAAAACATTTATTTAAACGGTGCAATTCTCGGCATGACGCGCCGCGAAATTAAAAGCAAATTCGATGAAATTGTAGATTTTTCCGGTGTTGAAAGATATATCGATACTCCCGTGAAAAGATATTCCTCCGGCATGTACGTGCGGCTGGCTTTTGCTGTTGCTGCGCATTTGGAATCAGAAATTTTAATTGTTGATGAGGTTTTAGCGGTTGGCGATGCCGAATTCCAGAAAAAATGTCTCGGAAAAATGGGCAACATCAGCAAAGGCGAAGGCAGAACGGTTCTTTTCGTGAGTCATAACATGGCGGCGGTCAAGGAATTAACCAAAAGCGCGCTGCTCCTCTCCAACGGCAACTTAATTGAAGTTGGTGATACCGAACAAATTATCACCTCCTACACCCGGTTGAATTATGAAAGCACCACGAGCAAATGGGAAGGTTCGCTCATCGATGCAGATTCCAGCATTGAAATTGAAAAAGTGGAAATGCTGCAAAACAGTCCGCTGGGCTTTTCAAATCAAAATCCTTTGGTCTGCCGTATTAATCTTAGAAATTTGCAGCAGCTTGACAACAGCAATTACCGACTGGTTTTAACTTTAAAATCAGCTGAAGAAATCGTAATCCTAAACAGCGGCTTTGCACTTACGAAACGTACAGCAGGAGACTATCAGTTGGAAATTGAAATTCCGCAGTTTACGCTTTCCAACACCGATTTTATATTGGGTTTTCGTATTGATATACCAAAAAACCGTTACATTCACCATTATCGCGATTACGTGCGCTTTAGCGTGGAGGTGGTGGATCATAATTTTGGTGATATCGCCGGAAAAGAGCCGGGAGGTTTTTTCCATTTGCCTTTAAGAGCACAAGTAAAGGAAGAATTTTAAAATCCAAAAAAAGAGTCGTTTACCTCGATATTTTTTGCTACAATGGAAAACAAACTGGCGATTATAATTCCCTTCTATAAAAAGAAATATTTCCGCAAAACATTACAATCTTTAAAAAACCAATCAAACCGAAACTTTTCGGTATACATTGGGAATGATAACAGCCCGGAAAATATTGACGCCTTAGTGACCAAATTTTTGGGTTTCTTCGATTTTAAATATTATAAGTTTGATACCAACTTAGGCGGAAGCAATTTAGTTGCACAATGGGATAGATGTATCGCACTTTCCGAAAAAGAGGAATTCCTGATAATTTTAGGCGACGACGACGTTTTGGAAGAAAATGTAGTTGAGGAATTTTATCGGTTTATTGAAAAAACAAATTATCCGAACATTAATGTCATCCGTTTTGCCTCGCAGCTTATCGATGAAGATGGCGCCGAAATTTCGGAAGTTTATGAAAATCCAGAAGTAGAAAAAGCTGCTGATTCCTTTATGCGTGTAATAAAAGGTAAAGGCAGAAGCAGCTTAAGCGAGCATATTTTCTCCCGAAAATGTTACGAAAAATATGGCTTCAAAAGTTTCCCTGTAGCTTTCGGTAGCGACAATGTTGCCTGGCTGGAATTCCCGGAAATGGGAAATATTTACAGCATCAACAGTGCAAAAGTTTTGGTAAGAATCTCTGGCGAGCACCTTTCCTCCAGCATAGATAGCACGTTGGCGCTAAAACGAAAGGAAGGAATACACCTTTTCACAAAATATATTATTGAAAATTATTGCAACTACTTTACGCGGGAAGACCGGATTTTAATTTTAAAAAAATCCTACAGAAATTTGCGCTATTTCAGCAGGGACAAATTCAAAACAATTCAGTTTATTTTTCTGATGTTTCGCAAAGTTGGTTTCTCAGCGCTTAAGATTGTCAAAGAAAACCGGTTTAACTAAAACATTCGTTTTATAATCTTATCCATAAACACATTCAGGGTAAATTTCAGAGGTATTCCGGGCAATTTTTTCAGAAATGGAATTTGTGGTGACTTTAAAGCGATGTCCCAATAAACGCTTGCCAAATACTGTTTTTCAGCCTCAGTTCGGGCGCTTTTCATTTTTTCGCGGATTGACAACATTCCGTAGCGCGGATTTTTCAGCATTGAAGCGTAATGGTTTTGGCTCAAACCATCTTCCAGATATTCGCCACGCGCCAAAACATAATCGCTTATCAGCATTTTATATTTTCTTAAAATCGGTAAAAATAAAACCGATTCCTGACAAAATTTTTCCTCCGGAAACACGGGAAATGAATATTGACTAATTACTTTTGTTTTAAAACAAAAAAGCATTTCACCCGGGAATTCCCAATTATAATCCCGTCGGTCATCAAGCCGTTTTTTGCCGTATTTGCTTTTATCAATTTGAAATTTCTCCGAAAAATGAATGAATGAAAAACCTGCATAATCTTTATCCGCTGCTTCCAGGGCTAAATTTTCCCAAACTTCGGTCGCGTCATTCACCAGAAAATCGTCGCTGTCGATAATAGCAAACCATTCGCGATCCGCCATTTTTAAAGCTTTGTTTATCGCAATGTGTTTCCCCTGATTTTCCTGTTTTACATAACGGATCGCAAAATTATTTTCCTCAATAAATTCACTAACAACAGCTTCCGTATTATCCGTCGAACCATCATCGATAATGAGCCATTCGAAATTTTGCTTTTCCTGGTTCACCAAACTTCCGTAGAGTTTTGGCAGCGTATAGGCGCGGTTATAGGCAGGAGTGAAAATCGTAAACATACTTATACTAAATCAACGTTCGTAGCGCCATTTAAAAAACCGAAATCCTATGTCCGTTGGAAGACGCGAAAAGAGATCGGCTTTTTTCGTTTTAAGGGGAAAATCGCTAGATAAATAATTGCTTAAACTTAATTTTTTAAAAGTTTTGTAGTTCCTATAGCTATCTTTCCATAAGTTTTCATCCTTTTGCGCACGCCAGTTCATCAATAAAGTCACAGATTTATAACCTGTTAAATATTGCAAAATTTGCCGTTTTAGCTCGGTATTTTTTTCCTTTCTATAAGCTTCATCTACGAACTTTCCAATCGTAAACCAATCATCAAAATGTTTCTTTCCGCGCGAATGAATCACCGATTTTTCGTGTAAAAAATAGGTGTAAGTAATACTTTTATTAATGGCTATTCGGCTCATTTTCAGCATACACTGGAAAGTCCAAAGTTCATCCTGCGCATAAAGTCCCGGGGTGAAATAGAGTTGATTTTCCTTTAAGTACTTGGTGTTTATCAATTTATTCACCGAATAAGTCACCAGATTTCCGGCGGCAAATTCCCTGAAAATGATGGCGTTATCCGGAAGAACCTCGTATGTAGTTTTTAGGGGAATACACATCGATTTTTCGCCGGTACTAGCTTTAACGCATTGTAATTGTGAAATGGTCATTTCAGCACCGGTTTTTTCGGAAATTTCTACGAGCGTTTCAAGACAGTCTGGCGTAATCGTATCATCGCTGTCTACAAAAAACAGGTATTTCCCCATTGCATGGTCAATCCCCAGATTTCGCGCGACCGACGAGCCGGAATTTTCTTTTAAATGAAACAAGTTCCAGTTTTCAAGCTGGTATTTTTCCAGAAAATTTTCTGCTATTTCCGCACATTTATCCGGGCTTTGGTCATTCACCAAAATAACCTCAATTGGCGAATAACTTTGGTTTCGTATGGATTTCAAACACCTTTCGATAAAATCTTCGCAGTTATAGAGTGGTATGATGACGGAAACCAAAGGATTCATTAGATGCATTTTTTCAAAAATACTCAATAATTGCGGATTTTCAATTGATGGCAGAAGAAAAAAGCGAAAAATCACTCCAAAACAGGCGGAATATTTCTATATTTGAATGACTTATTAAATAATTTATATTTCAGTTGATCAGCAAAAAATAGCCGCTATTTTGGCAGAAAATTCGAATTTTTATATGACCAAAACGCCTCTATTTTCGGTACTTGTTGCGCATTACAATAATTTTGCGTTTTTCCCGGATTTTTACAGCAGTGTTTTAGGCCAAACCTATCAGAATTTTGAAATTATTATTGTTGATGATTGCTCTACCGATGAATCTTTGAGCCAAATTCGCACGCTCACGGCGAACGATTCCCGCGTCCGCATTTTCAAAAATGAAAAAAATGAAGGCGTGGGTTTCACCAAAAAGAAATGCATCGAACTGGCGAATGGTGAAATTTGTGGTTTCATCGACCCTGACGATGCGGTGACCGAAAATGCTTTGCAGCTCAGCGTTCAACAATACAAAAATGATACGAAAATAGTCGCAACATATTCCCAGCTCATGTTTTGTGATGAAAACTTAAAACCTGTGAAGCTTTTCACCCGGACACGGAAAATAAAAAACGGTGAAAAATATTTTTTCAATATCAACAACGAAGTTTCGCATTTTTTCACTTTTAAAAAAGAAAAATATGCGCTGACCTCCGGAATTAATGAAGAACTGCGATACGCGGAAGACTTTGATCTCTATTTAAAAATGTATGAAAAAGGCAGTTTTAAGTACATTTCAAAACCTTTATATTTTTACCGACGGCACGAAAAAGGCTTGACACAGGATAAAAATAAATCCAAAACAGTCCACGAATATTGGAATAAAGTGCTTTTCGACACTTGCTTTCGCCGCGGAATCAACAATATTGACGGAGTTGCCGTTCATGACAATATCGATTTAGCAAAAATCGTTTTCCAGCGCGAAAATACCGTGCTGAAAAAAATACAAAGAAAAATAAATGCCTTGATTAGCGGCTAAAATTTGGCATTCAATAATGATCACCATTCTCATTAAATCTTTCAACCGCCCTTTTTACCTGGATCGTTGCCTGCAAAGCATCGAAAAGTTCGTGAGCGGAGATTTTAAAGTAAAAATTTTGGACGATGGAACGCCGGAAAAATATCTCCAAAAAATTCGGGAAAAGTACGCTTCAGCCGAGATTTTAACTTCAACGCAATACTCGCAAAAAATTAAGGCAATTCAGGAAAATCTAGAAAGCGGAAGCGAAATTAATGGTTTTAAAATACCGACAAAAATGTGGTTTGAGGCAGTTAAAAATGCTGAAGATTACGTTTTGGTGACCGAAGATGATGTTTGGTTTACGCATGAAATCAATTTATCTGAAATCGAAAACGAAATGAAAACACACCAGATCTCACTTTTAAAACTGGGCTGGCTTGGAAATTTATTAGATGATAAATTTCTAAAAATCAATAGGATCACTGAAAAAATTGAGCGAACCATTCCGCAAAAACTTTTTACCGCGAACCAGTTTTTGATGGATTGCTTCATGTACAATAAATTTAAATTTTTCACCATTTTATATAAATTGGGCATCGTGGATAATGAAACGCGCCAAAAATATTTTGCGCTTCACTCTATCGCCATGGGGATTTATCAGAAAGACTATTGGCTGCACCTTTGGAAAGGTTCTCAAAATTTGGTTGATGAAAAACAACAGCTAAAAAATGCGGCAACATGGTATCATAAAAACAAGCATGAAAATGCGATTGCGAGGACAAAAACAGAGTTTTTAAAAACAACTTTTCAGTCGGCGGCGACCAATTCTTATCACAAATATAATGTTGATTTCGACGTTAATTATTTTAACCATTTAATTAATGAAGCCTGGTTTGAAGGAAATTTTGACGTTTTGGAAAATTTTCCAAAAGATTTTTCACCGGAATATTTTGCTAAATTTATCGAAGGTAAAATAAATATTTCCGATTTTCAGGCGTGGACGGAAAAATTTAAAAGCCAATACCGGAATTTGGGCGCCCAAGTAGATGAATAATCAAAATAAAATGGCTGGCGCTAAAAAGAAAATAATTTTCCGCAACAGATCGCTGGAAATGGGCGGTATAGAAACGGTTTTGCTGAATATCCTGAATCATTTGGATCAGGATCGGTACGAAATTGTGCTGCTTTTAAACTACCTTCAAGGTGAATTCATCGATCGTGTGCCGGCGCACATTCGCGTGCACGCTGTAGGTGAAAACAGCGAAAATTTTTCGAAAAATGTTTTTCTTAAATTCTTTCAGAAAATAAAAAGGCGGCTTAAATATGGTTTTTTTGAAATTTTTCCGTCTTATTTTTACAAAAAAAATCTGCTTTTAGATTTTGATTTTGAAGTTGCGTTCAGCCATTATATGATGAAAAGTGTTTTGAAAAGTCCGAACCGAAAAAGCAAAAAAATATTCTGGATTCACGGAGATTTGCGAAATTCAGGTTTTGATAGGAAGCAAAACCAGATGTTTGTGGATGAAATGCAGCAATTTGATCAAGGAATTTTTGTCTCGAAGCACGGTAAAAATGTGGTAGAAA encodes the following:
- a CDS encoding ABC transporter permease, whose translation is MTEPQQTWTETIESSHSLFDLKLKEVWRYKDLVYMFVKRDFISSFKQTILGPIWFFINPIFTTIVYLVVFGNIANLSTDGAPKILFYLAGVTLWNYFSTSLTSASNVFTSNAGIFGKVYFPRLVMPLTIVISNLMRFGVQMVLFIAVWLYYYFEGAVQPNLWILATPLLILLMAAFALGMGMIFSSLTTKYRDIQMLLGFGISLFMYITPVIYPLSALPERFKTVAYYNPLSGIFECFKYGWMGVGEFSGPMLLISTAIIFLLLAVGTVIFNKVEKGFMDTV
- a CDS encoding ABC transporter ATP-binding protein translates to MLALKAENISKQYRLGQVGTGTLSHDLNRFWHEIRGKENPYLKIGETNDRTAKADSEYVWSLRDINFEIEQGDAVGIIGKNGAGKSTLLKLLSKVTKPTTGKIYTNGRIASLLEVGTGFHPEMTGRENIYLNGAILGMTRREIKSKFDEIVDFSGVERYIDTPVKRYSSGMYVRLAFAVAAHLESEILIVDEVLAVGDAEFQKKCLGKMGNISKGEGRTVLFVSHNMAAVKELTKSALLLSNGNLIEVGDTEQIITSYTRLNYESTTSKWEGSLIDADSSIEIEKVEMLQNSPLGFSNQNPLVCRINLRNLQQLDNSNYRLVLTLKSAEEIVILNSGFALTKRTAGDYQLEIEIPQFTLSNTDFILGFRIDIPKNRYIHHYRDYVRFSVEVVDHNFGDIAGKEPGGFFHLPLRAQVKEEF
- a CDS encoding glycosyltransferase family 2 protein, with protein sequence MENKLAIIIPFYKKKYFRKTLQSLKNQSNRNFSVYIGNDNSPENIDALVTKFLGFFDFKYYKFDTNLGGSNLVAQWDRCIALSEKEEFLIILGDDDVLEENVVEEFYRFIEKTNYPNINVIRFASQLIDEDGAEISEVYENPEVEKAADSFMRVIKGKGRSSLSEHIFSRKCYEKYGFKSFPVAFGSDNVAWLEFPEMGNIYSINSAKVLVRISGEHLSSSIDSTLALKRKEGIHLFTKYIIENYCNYFTREDRILILKKSYRNLRYFSRDKFKTIQFIFLMFRKVGFSALKIVKENRFN
- a CDS encoding glycosyltransferase family A protein, translating into MFTIFTPAYNRAYTLPKLYGSLVNQEKQNFEWLIIDDGSTDNTEAVVSEFIEENNFAIRYVKQENQGKHIAINKALKMADREWFAIIDSDDFLVNDATEVWENLALEAADKDYAGFSFIHFSEKFQIDKSKYGKKRLDDRRDYNWEFPGEMLFCFKTKVISQYSFPVFPEEKFCQESVLFLPILRKYKMLISDYVLARGEYLEDGLSQNHYASMLKNPRYGMLSIREKMKSARTEAEKQYLASVYWDIALKSPQIPFLKKLPGIPLKFTLNVFMDKIIKRMF
- a CDS encoding glycosyltransferase; amino-acid sequence: MNPLVSVIIPLYNCEDFIERCLKSIRNQSYSPIEVILVNDQSPDKCAEIAENFLEKYQLENWNLFHLKENSGSSVARNLGIDHAMGKYLFFVDSDDTITPDCLETLVEISEKTGAEMTISQLQCVKASTGEKSMCIPLKTTYEVLPDNAIIFREFAAGNLVTYSVNKLINTKYLKENQLYFTPGLYAQDELWTFQCMLKMSRIAINKSITYTYFLHEKSVIHSRGKKHFDDWFTIGKFVDEAYRKEKNTELKRQILQYLTGYKSVTLLMNWRAQKDENLWKDSYRNYKTFKKLSLSNYLSSDFPLKTKKADLFSRLPTDIGFRFFKWRYER
- a CDS encoding glycosyltransferase family 2 protein, producing MAENSNFYMTKTPLFSVLVAHYNNFAFFPDFYSSVLGQTYQNFEIIIVDDCSTDESLSQIRTLTANDSRVRIFKNEKNEGVGFTKKKCIELANGEICGFIDPDDAVTENALQLSVQQYKNDTKIVATYSQLMFCDENLKPVKLFTRTRKIKNGEKYFFNINNEVSHFFTFKKEKYALTSGINEELRYAEDFDLYLKMYEKGSFKYISKPLYFYRRHEKGLTQDKNKSKTVHEYWNKVLFDTCFRRGINNIDGVAVHDNIDLAKIVFQRENTVLKKIQRKINALISG
- a CDS encoding glycosyltransferase family 2 protein, which codes for MITILIKSFNRPFYLDRCLQSIEKFVSGDFKVKILDDGTPEKYLQKIREKYASAEILTSTQYSQKIKAIQENLESGSEINGFKIPTKMWFEAVKNAEDYVLVTEDDVWFTHEINLSEIENEMKTHQISLLKLGWLGNLLDDKFLKINRITEKIERTIPQKLFTANQFLMDCFMYNKFKFFTILYKLGIVDNETRQKYFALHSIAMGIYQKDYWLHLWKGSQNLVDEKQQLKNAATWYHKNKHENAIARTKTEFLKTTFQSAATNSYHKYNVDFDVNYFNHLINEAWFEGNFDVLENFPKDFSPEYFAKFIEGKINISDFQAWTEKFKSQYRNLGAQVDE